A single region of the Streptococcus sanguinis genome encodes:
- a CDS encoding MptD family putative ECF transporter S component, producing the protein MLYSIRKDKLKQAGFFYLFYFLAMILGVLIGLLFDRSGNMFYAPAFTAFFGGVLFIFYTEKIKTFGLISGLGCLLGLFFLLSRHGFGAFLPGLICGILADLIARSGGYQKTVRSLLAFMVFSFSTAGPIFLMWLAPKQYEASLLARGKTQAYIEQVMLKPEPSLVLWFVVSILLGALLGFLLGRKILKARLSKSASV; encoded by the coding sequence ATGCTATACTCTATAAGAAAAGACAAACTAAAGCAGGCTGGCTTCTTTTACCTCTTTTATTTTTTAGCCATGATCTTAGGCGTCTTGATTGGGCTTTTATTTGACCGCTCAGGCAATATGTTTTACGCTCCAGCTTTTACAGCTTTCTTTGGCGGAGTTCTGTTTATCTTCTATACTGAGAAAATAAAGACCTTCGGTCTGATCAGCGGCCTAGGTTGTCTGCTGGGTCTCTTCTTTCTGCTTAGTCGACATGGCTTTGGGGCCTTTCTACCTGGTTTGATTTGTGGTATTTTAGCGGATCTTATAGCTCGGTCAGGCGGCTATCAAAAGACTGTTAGAAGCTTGCTGGCTTTTATGGTTTTCAGCTTTAGCACAGCGGGTCCTATTTTCCTAATGTGGCTGGCACCCAAGCAGTACGAAGCTAGTCTTCTTGCCAGAGGAAAGACTCAGGCTTATATTGAGCAGGTCATGCTTAAGCCAGAACCTAGCTTAGTCCTCTGGTTTGTAGTTAGCATTTTACTGGGCGCTTTACTTGGATTCCTGTTAGGAAGGAAAATCCTTAAAGCTAGACTTTCCAAGTCAGCTTCAGTCTAA
- a CDS encoding M20/M25/M40 family metallo-hydrolase, whose amino-acid sequence MPFSTETEQIKKFENDEVAQHYFEVLRTLISKKSIFAQQVGLQEVANYLGEIFTAAGAKVMIDDSYTAPFILAEFLSSNPAAKTIIFYNHYDTVPADDDQPWTNDPFTLSVHYGVMYGRGVDDDKGHITARLTAVRKYIREHGDLPVNIIFMMEGAEESASTDLDKYLAKHRKRLRGADLLVWEQGSRNNLGQLEISGGNKGIVTFDMTVKSADVDIHSSFGGVINSAPWYLLNALSSLRSPDGRILVEGIHEQVQEPNERELALIEEYALRTPEELSQVYGLKLPVLLDGRKEFLRRFYFEPSLNIEGFGSGYQGQGVKTILPSDAQAKMEVRLVPGLVPQDVLDKIRQQLDKNGYPAVELTYTLGEMSYRSDMSAPSILNLIELAKDYYQEGVSVLPTSAGTGPMHTVYEALEVPMAAFGLGNANSRDHGGDENVKIADYYTHIELIQDLIGSYRQAN is encoded by the coding sequence ATGCCTTTCTCAACTGAGACTGAACAAATCAAGAAATTTGAAAACGACGAGGTAGCCCAGCACTATTTTGAAGTGCTGCGGACCTTGATCTCTAAAAAATCAATCTTTGCCCAGCAGGTTGGCCTTCAGGAAGTAGCCAACTATTTGGGAGAGATTTTTACAGCTGCAGGTGCCAAGGTCATGATTGACGATAGCTATACTGCTCCATTTATTTTAGCGGAGTTTCTTTCTTCAAATCCTGCCGCTAAGACCATTATTTTCTACAACCACTACGATACAGTGCCGGCAGATGATGACCAGCCTTGGACCAATGATCCCTTTACACTATCTGTTCATTACGGAGTTATGTATGGGCGAGGAGTGGATGATGACAAGGGGCACATTACCGCTCGTCTGACGGCTGTTCGCAAGTATATTCGAGAGCATGGTGATTTGCCAGTCAATATCATCTTTATGATGGAAGGGGCAGAAGAGTCTGCTTCGACAGATTTGGATAAATATCTGGCCAAGCATCGCAAACGCCTGCGAGGAGCAGATTTGCTGGTTTGGGAGCAAGGCAGCCGCAACAATTTAGGACAGTTGGAAATCTCGGGCGGTAACAAGGGGATTGTTACCTTCGATATGACGGTCAAAAGTGCAGATGTAGATATCCATTCCAGCTTCGGCGGGGTTATCAATTCCGCTCCTTGGTATTTGCTCAATGCTTTATCCAGCTTGCGCAGTCCAGACGGCCGCATCTTAGTTGAAGGCATTCATGAACAGGTTCAAGAGCCAAATGAACGGGAGCTGGCTCTGATTGAGGAATATGCACTGCGGACTCCTGAAGAGTTAAGTCAAGTCTACGGTTTAAAATTGCCAGTTCTATTGGACGGGCGGAAGGAATTCCTCCGTCGCTTTTACTTTGAACCTTCGCTGAATATTGAAGGTTTTGGATCAGGCTATCAAGGCCAAGGGGTTAAAACCATTTTGCCTTCAGATGCTCAAGCCAAGATGGAAGTTCGTCTGGTGCCTGGTCTGGTGCCACAAGATGTTTTGGACAAGATTCGTCAGCAGCTGGACAAGAATGGCTATCCGGCTGTTGAACTGACCTATACCTTGGGAGAGATGAGCTATCGCAGCGACATGAGCGCACCATCCATTCTTAATCTTATCGAGCTGGCTAAAGATTATTATCAAGAGGGCGTCTCTGTACTGCCGACTTCAGCTGGAACTGGTCCGATGCACACGGTCTATGAAGCCTTGGAGGTTCCTATGGCAGCTTTCGGACTTGGAAATGCCAACAGCCGAGACCATGGCGGAGATGAGAATGTGAAAATTGCTGATTACTATACACATATAGAGCTCATTCAAGATTTGATTGGCAGTTACCGTCAAGCTAACTAG
- a CDS encoding amino acid ABC transporter substrate-binding protein, with amino-acid sequence MNLKKTLKYFSLAAVSVLAIGALVACSSSSEKKTEKTKVEVGTVGTTKPFSYEDKDGKLTGYDIEVLRAIFKDSDKYEVNFNKTKWASIFSGLDSDRYQIGANNISYSEERANKYLYASPYAKNPIVLVVRKGEGIKSLDDIGGKSTEVVQGTSTAQQLEDYNKEHSDNPTKINYTDGTIQQILANLNDGRTDYKVFERITVESIIKDQGLKNLEVIELPSDQQPYVYPIIASGQEDLQKFVNKRIKELYEDGTLEKLSQEFFGGSYLPDAKDIK; translated from the coding sequence ATGAACCTGAAGAAAACCTTGAAATACTTCTCTCTGGCAGCCGTCAGTGTCTTGGCTATTGGTGCCTTGGTGGCTTGCTCATCATCAAGTGAGAAGAAAACAGAGAAAACAAAGGTAGAAGTCGGAACAGTGGGAACGACCAAACCATTTTCATACGAGGATAAAGACGGTAAACTGACTGGCTACGATATCGAAGTCCTTCGTGCTATCTTTAAGGACTCAGACAAGTATGAAGTCAATTTCAATAAGACCAAGTGGGCTTCTATTTTCTCAGGTCTGGACAGCGACCGCTACCAGATCGGTGCCAATAATATCAGCTACTCTGAAGAACGAGCTAACAAATATCTCTATGCTAGTCCATATGCGAAAAATCCAATAGTTTTAGTTGTCCGTAAAGGTGAGGGCATTAAATCGCTGGATGACATTGGCGGCAAGTCTACTGAGGTTGTTCAGGGGACTTCAACAGCTCAGCAACTAGAGGACTATAACAAGGAACATAGCGATAATCCGACAAAAATCAATTATACGGACGGAACCATTCAGCAAATCTTGGCCAATCTGAATGACGGCCGTACGGACTATAAGGTTTTTGAGCGCATAACTGTAGAGTCTATTATCAAAGACCAAGGCTTGAAAAATCTGGAAGTGATTGAGCTTCCAAGCGACCAGCAACCTTATGTCTATCCGATTATTGCAAGCGGTCAGGAAGACCTGCAAAAATTTGTCAACAAGCGAATCAAGGAACTCTATGAGGATGGTACGCTTGAAAAACTATCACAAGAATTCTTTGGCGGTTCTTACCTGCCAGATGCAAAAGATATCAAGTAA
- a CDS encoding M20 peptidase aminoacylase family protein, protein MKKFYDKLMQTRHYLHQHPELSGQEFETTAFLKAYLEDLEIRILESDLKTGLVAEVGSGKPVIALRTDIDALPILERTGLPYASQNSGVMHACGHDFHQTSLLGAAELLKAMEGDLRGTIRLIFQPAEETSQGASQVLATGLLDDVSAIIGFHNMPQLKAGQLALKAGAMMAGVEKFKVEVEGVSSHAARPDLGVDTVLTLTGMIQNLQALVARTVSPFEAAVLSVTHIEAGATWNVLPQSGFFEGTIRSFNPTLQQRLKEDFIRIVENTAENFGAQVRISWDHTPPVTYNDPELAELLYEHSQNLAEILPASPSSAGEDFAFYQEKLPGVFAFIGSNGAENAPDLHHDSMVIDDEAFKVSVPYYVESALFLLQHYRQKA, encoded by the coding sequence ATGAAAAAATTTTATGATAAACTGATGCAAACGCGGCATTATCTTCATCAGCATCCAGAGCTGTCTGGGCAGGAATTTGAAACGACGGCTTTCCTAAAAGCCTACCTGGAAGATTTGGAGATTAGGATTTTGGAATCTGATCTGAAAACGGGCCTAGTTGCCGAGGTTGGCTCTGGCAAACCGGTTATTGCCCTGAGGACTGATATTGATGCTCTGCCTATTTTGGAGCGAACCGGTCTGCCTTATGCCAGTCAGAATTCAGGCGTCATGCACGCTTGCGGCCATGATTTTCATCAGACCAGCCTTTTGGGGGCAGCGGAGCTGCTCAAGGCTATGGAAGGAGATTTGAGAGGGACAATCCGTCTGATTTTCCAGCCAGCTGAGGAAACTTCTCAGGGAGCCAGTCAGGTTCTTGCGACAGGTCTGCTGGACGATGTGTCAGCTATTATCGGTTTTCACAATATGCCGCAGCTCAAGGCGGGACAGTTGGCACTTAAAGCTGGAGCCATGATGGCTGGGGTTGAGAAGTTCAAGGTGGAGGTAGAAGGAGTCAGCAGCCATGCGGCTAGGCCAGATCTGGGTGTTGATACAGTATTGACCTTGACTGGTATGATTCAAAATCTGCAGGCTCTAGTGGCCCGTACTGTGTCTCCTTTTGAAGCTGCTGTCTTGTCTGTAACCCATATAGAAGCGGGAGCGACCTGGAATGTATTGCCGCAGTCGGGCTTTTTTGAAGGAACGATTCGCAGCTTCAATCCGACCTTGCAGCAGCGTCTCAAGGAAGACTTTATCCGAATTGTAGAGAATACAGCGGAGAATTTTGGGGCTCAAGTCAGGATTTCTTGGGACCATACTCCGCCAGTAACCTATAATGACCCCGAATTGGCCGAGCTGCTCTATGAGCACTCACAGAATCTGGCAGAGATCCTGCCAGCCAGTCCTTCCTCGGCTGGAGAAGATTTTGCCTTTTATCAGGAGAAGCTTCCAGGCGTTTTTGCCTTTATCGGCTCAAATGGGGCAGAAAATGCTCCTGACCTCCATCACGACAGCATGGTCATTGACGACGAAGCTTTCAAAGTTTCCGTTCCTTACTATGTCGAAAGTGCCCTCTTTCTCCTGCAGCACTACAGGCAGAAAGCTTAA